The following proteins are co-located in the Psilocybe cubensis strain MGC-MH-2018 chromosome 5, whole genome shotgun sequence genome:
- a CDS encoding putative myosin light chain kinase (putative myosin light chain kinase DDB_G0282429) yields the protein MEEFFVDAELKTIHIVMPMSPRGDLLTYLIERKRVADLGIETGITENEVRTTAHQICDAMRHVHALGLIHYDLKPEEQNILVFSAEPLWVKVADFGLADRVAPGMLTQKNYTIGSASYMAPEIVRCRPHNNKADSWGVGVIVHAM from the exons ATGGAGGAGTTTTTTGTTGATGCCGAGCTCAAAACCATTC ATATCGTAATGCCGATGTCTCCAAGAGGTGATTTACTCACGTACCTaattgaaagaaagagagtCGCGGACCTTGGGATTGAGACTGGAATTA CTGAAAATGAGGTTAGGACTACTGCCCACCAGATTTGCGATGCAATGAGG CATGTTCACGCTCTCGGTCTGATACATTATGACCTGAAGCCTGAG GAGCAGAACATTCTTGTATTTTCCGCAGAGCCGCTTTGGGTAAAAGTGGCAGACTTCGGCCTTGCTGACAGAGTAGCACCCGGAATGCTTACCCAGAAAAAT TATACCATTGGGAGTGCCAGCTACATGGCACCCGAAATTGTTCGATGTCGACCACATAATAACAAAGCTGACAGCTGGGGTGTGGGTGTCATTGTACATGCGATGTGA